The window GCGCGGCGTTCGCACTGGGTGCGCCGGTCGACCCGGAGCAGCTCTTCGCCGGCCGGGTGGTGCGCGCGCTGCCGGCCGACGGGGTCTTCAAGTTCCTGGCCAGCCCGTGCGAGGCGGCTCCGGCGATCGACGCCGACCTCGCCGCCGAGCTCGCCGCCGCGCAGGCGACCGACGCCTCCGCGGCCGCGGAGGCCGGGACCGCCGACGCCGGCAGCACCACCCTCGACCTGCTGCGCAAGCTCGCGGCCGAGCGCGTCGAGCTGCCGCTGGAGACGGTCACCGCCGACACGCACCCGCTCGACGACCTGCACCTGTCGTCGATCACGGTGGGGCAGCTGGTCAACGACGTCACCCGGGCGCTGGGCCGGCCCGCGCTCGAAGGCATGCCGAACTTCGCGACCGTCTGCCTCGGCGACCTCGCCGAGATGATCGACGAGCTGGCGCAGACGGCCAAGCCCGCGGACACCGCGGGCAAGGGCGAAGCACCCGGCATCGGGCCGTGGGTCCGGCCGTTCGCGGTCGAGTACCTGCCGGCGGCCCGGCCGGTCGCGGACCTCGCGGCGGGCGCCGGCACCGGGCAGTGGCAGGCCTTCGCCACGCCGCGGCACCCGCTCGCCGAGCCGCTGCGGGCCGCGCTCGCCCGCAGCGGCGCCGGGGACGGCGTCCTGCTGTGCCTGCCCGCCGACTGCGACGCGAGCCACGTCGGGCTGTTCCTCGACGCGGGCCGCGCGGTCATGGCCGCGCCCAACGGCACGCGGTTCGTCGTGGTGCACCACGGCTTCGGCGCTTCCGGCCTGGCGAAGACGCTGCGGCTGGAGGACCCGTCGGCCAAGACCACGATCGTCGACCTCGCGGACCCGGTCCCGGCCGAGCCCGAAGCGATCGACACGGCGGTGGCGGCCGTGGTCGCCGAAGTGGCGGCGACCAACGACTTCATCGAAGCCCGGTACGACGCCCAGGGCGGCCGTTCGGTGCCGAAGCTGGTCAGCCTCCCGGCCGCGCCGTCCGGGCCGGTCCGCGAGAGTCTGGACCGCACCGACGTCCTGCTGGTCACCGGCGGCGGCAAGGGCATCACCGCGGAAAGCGCGCTGGCGATGGCGAAGGACTCCGGCGCGAAGCTCGCGCTCCTCGGGCGCAGCGACCCCGAGCAGGACACCGAGCTGGCGGAGAACCTCGACCGCATGGAGGCGGCGGGCATCCTCCACCGCTACGAGCGGGCCGACGTCACCAACGCCGCGCAGGTCGCCGAAGCCGTCGCCCGGATGGAGGCCGCCCTCGGGCCGGTCACCGCGGTCCTGCACGGCGCGGGCCGCAACGAGCCGGCCGCGTTGTTCAGCCTGACCGAGGACACCTTCCGCAAGACCCTCGCGCCGAAGATCGGCGGCCTGAACGCCGTGCTGAACGCGGTCGACCAGGACCGCATCAAGCTGCTGATCACCTTCGGCAGCATCATCGGGCGCGCCGGCCTGCGCGGCGAGGCGCACTACTCGACGGCGAACGACTGGATGACCGAGGCGACGCTGCGCTTCGGCCGCGAACACCCGCAGGCCCGCGTGTTCGCGCTGGAGTGGTCGGTCTGGTCCGGCACCGGCATGGGCGAGAAGCTCGGCGTCGTGAGCGCCCTGATGCGCGACGGCATCACGCCGATCCCGCTCGACGACGGCATCGCGATCCTGCGCCGGCTGCTCTCCGACCCGGGCACCCCGCCGGTGCTGGTGGTCTGCGGCCGGATGAACGGCCTGCCCACGCTGCCGATCCAGCGGCGCGAGCTGCCGCTGACCCGGTTCATCGACCGGACGGTCGTGCACTACCCCGGGGTCGAGCTGATCACCGAGGCGGAGCTGTCCGCGGGCAGCGACCCGTACCTGGCCGACCACCTGCTCGACGGCCAGCTGCTCTTCCCGGCCGTGCTGGGCATGGAGGCGATGACCCAGGTCGCGTCCGCCACGCTCGGGCGCGGCGGCACCCCGGTGCTCGAAGGCGTCGAGTTCCTGCGGCCGATCATCGTCTCGCCGGGCAAGTCGACCACCATCCGGCTGGCCGCGCTGGCCCGGGACGCCGACACCGTCGACGTCGTGGTCCGCAGCGAGGAGACCGGCTTCAGCGCCGACCACTTCCGGGCCCGGCTGAACTACGTCCGGCCGGAGGTGCTCGGCGAGGCCGCGCCGCGGGACGTCGCGCTGCCGGCGGTGCCGGTGGACCCGATCCGCGAGCTCTACGGCTCGGTCCTGTTCCAGGGCAAGCGGTTCCAGCGCGTCGTCGGTTACCGGCGGGCCAGTGCCCGGCACGCCGTCGCGGAGATCTCGACCACCGCGAACGTGTCGTGGTTCGCGCCCTTCCTGCCGCAGGAACGGCTCCTGGCCGACCCGGGCACCCGGGACGCGATGATGCACGCGATCCAGTGCTGCGTGCCGAACGCGACCCTGCTGCCGCAGAGCATCGAGAAGCTCTACCTGGCCGCGCCGGGCGAGCAGCACGACGAGTACGTCCTGCTCGACGCCCGCGAGCGGTCCCAGGACGGCGACAGCTTCGTCTACGACCTCGACGTCCGGAACCCGGACGGCAAGCTCGTCGAACGCTGGGAAGGCCTGATGCTGCGGGCGGTCCGCAAGAACGAGGGCGCGGGCCCGTGGGTCCCGTCGATGCTCGGCTCCTACCTCGAGCGGGCGTGCGAGCGGCTGCTCGGCGGCACGCGGGCCGTCGTCCTCGAGCCGGACCCGGCGGACCGGCCGTGCGAAGGGATCGCCGAACGGCGGGCCCAGACCGCGCTGGCCGCGGGCCGCACCCTCGACCGGCCGGTCGAGATCCGGTACCGCCCGGACGGCAAGCCGGAGCTCGACGGGGTCGAGGTCACCGCGTCGCACACGGCGCAGCTGACCCTGGCCATCACCGGCACCGGGCTGGTCACGTGCGACATCGAGACCGCGATCGAGCGGACCGACGAGGACTGGGCCGGGCTGCTCGGCGAAGAGCTCGTCGCCGTCGGCCGGTTGCTGGCCGCGGACACCGGCGAGCCGGTCGCGGTGGCCAACACGCGGGTCTGGAGCGCGCTGGAGTGCGTGCGCAAGACCGGCGAGATGACCCAGGCGATCACCGTGCGCCGGGTCGAGGCCGACGGGTGGGCCCTGCTCGCCAGCGGCGGAGCCCTGATCGCCACCTGGTCGACCACCATCGACGACCGCCCGGACCCGGTGGTCTTCGCTGTCCTCCACGCAGAGGGGAACCGAGCATGACCGGCTACTACGAGCTCCGCCACACGGTCGGCTTCGAAGAGACCAACATGGTGGGCAACGTCTACTACGTCAACTACGTCCGGTGGCAGGGGCGCTGCCGCGAGATGTTCCTCGTCGAGCGGGCCCCGGCCGTGCTGGAGGACATCCGCGGCGACCTGAAGCTCTACACGCTCAAGGTGGAGTGCGAGTTCTTCGCCGAGATCACCGGGTTCGACGAGCTGTCCATCCGGATGCGCCTGGAGGAACTGACCCAGACGCAGCTGCAGTTCACCTTCGACTACGTCCACCTGCACCCGGACGGCGAGCGGCTGGTCGCCCGCGGCCGGCAGCGGATCGCGTGCATGCGCGGGCCGAACTCGGCCACGGTGCCGGTGCGGGTGCCGGAGGCGCTGCTGGAGGCGCTGGCCCCGTACGCGACGGCGTCGGCGCTCAACGGCAAGGGAGCGTGAACAGTGGGCTCTCCAGGGGCGAACTCCGTCGAACGGCGGCCGTTGCAGCGGTTGCCGAAGTCGAAGGCCCACCGCGGGCTTTCGCCGGAGCCGGCGCTGCGCCAGGTGATGGCGCAGTTCGCGACGGGCGTCACGGTGCTCACGGCCGGGGGTGAAGACGCGCACGGGATGACGGCGAACGCGTTCTCGTCGGTTTCGCTGGACCCGCCGCTCGTGCTGTGCTGCGTGGCCAAGGCGGCCCGCATGCACAGCTCGATCGTCACCGCGGGCTCGTTCGCGGTGAACGTCCTGGCGGCCGACCAGCAGCGCCTGTCGGAGTACTTCGCCGACTGGCGGCGCCCGGACGGGATGGCCCAGTTCGACGCGGTGGGCAGCACGCCGGGCGCGCGCACCGGCGCCCCGCTGCTCACCGGTGCACTGGCGTGGCTCGAATGCGAGCTCGCCCAGGTGCTCGACGGCGGCGACCATTCGATCTTCCTCGGCCGGGTCGTCGCGACCGGCCGGGGGAGCGGGACCGACGCCCTCGTCTTCTACGGCGGCGGCTACCACCACGTGGACGGCCGGGCCCGAGCGGCGTGACACCGGCGACGGGCCCGGCCGACCCCGGGGCCGCATCGACAGGAGGAGGCTGACCATGACCGCCAGCGACGCAGGACGCCCGGACGCCGGCGCCCCCGCGACCCCGGAGCCCGCCCCGATCGACCAGCTCGTCCGCCCCATGCCCCGGCTGGGCCGCGGCCTGGTCTGGTCGGACGTCGTCGCCGAGATGCAGCGCGACCTGGAGGAGCGGACGAGGGATGCCGCGTGAGCGGTTCCTTCGACGGCGGCGCCCGGCGCGCGGACGACACGGACGTGGTGCCGGTGCCGCCGGAGGTGCGCGCCGGGCGCCGCCGGCTCGCCCGGCCCGGTGACGGCGGCGACGCGCAGGTGATCGCGCTCGCCGGCGCCGCCGGCCGGGCCCCCGAACCCGCGCCCGGCATGCCGTTGCTGCGCCAGCGGCACCAGGAGCTGCGCGAGCACATCGTCGACGGCAAGCTCGACGCGGTGCGGCGCCAGCACTCGCTCGGCAAGCTCACCGCACGGGAACGGCTCGCGCTGCTGCTCGACGAAGACTCGTTCGTCGAGCTCGAGCCGTACCGGCGGCACCAGGCGACCGGCCACGGCCTGACCGCGAACCGGCCGCACACCGACGGCGTCGTCACCGGCTCCGGGACCGTCGACGGCCGCCGGGTGTTCGTCTACGCCCAGGACTTCACGCTCTTCGGCGGGTCGCTGGGGGCGGCGCACGCGGCGAAGATCCACCGGGTGCTGGACCTCGCGGTCGCCACCGGCGCGCCGGTGATCGGGCTCAACGACAGCGGCGGCGCGCGGATCCAGGAAGGCGTGCTCGCGCTCAACGGCTACGGCGGGATCTTCCGCCGCCAGGTCGACGCGTCCGGGGTGGTCCCGCAGATCAGCGTGATCCTCGGGCCGTGCGCCGGCGGCGCCGCGTACTCCCCGGCGTTGGCCGACTTCACGTTCATGGTGCGCGACACCGCGCGGATGTACCTGACCGGCCCCGACGTCGTCGAGGCGGTCACCGGCCGGCGGGTCAGCCACGAGGAGCTCGGCGGCGCCGACGTGCACGGCACGCATTCGGGGGTCGCCGCGGTGGTGCACGACGACGAGGAGGACTGCCTCGCCGACGTCCGCTACCTGGTTTCCCTGCTGCCGTCGAACTACCTCGAGCCACCGCCCGCGACGGCCCCGACCGGCGCGACCGAGGACTACCGGCCGCGGCTGGCGGACATCGTCCCGGCGGCCCCGAACCAGCCGTACGACATGCGCGAGGTGTTCGCCGAGATCGCCGACGACGGCGAGTTCTTCGAGGTCCACGCCGGCTGGGCGCGCAACGTGCTGTGCGCGCTCGCGCGCGTCGACGGCCGGGTCGCCGGGTTCGTCGGCAACCAGCCGATGGTGTCCGCGGGCGTGCTCGACGGGCCGGCCTCGCAGAAGGCCGCGCGGTTCGTCCGGTTCTGCGACGCCTTCGGCATCCCCCTGGTCAGCCTGGTCGACGTCCCCGGCTTCCTGCCCGGCGTGGAGCAGGAGCGGAGCGGGATCATCCGCCAGGGCGCGCAGCTGCTGCACGCCTACTGCGAGGCGACCGTGCCGCGGATCCAGGTGATCCTGCGCAAGGCCTACGGAGGCGCGTACATCGTGATGGACTCGCGGTCCATCGGGTGCGACCTGTCCCTGGCCTGGCCGACGAACGAGATCGCCGTGATGGGCGCCGAGGGCGCGGTGAACGTGCTGCACCGCCGGGATCTCGCGGCCGCGGCGGACCCGGCGGCGTTGCGCGCCCGGCTCGTCGCGGAGTACACCGAGGAGTACCTCGACCCGCACTACGCGGCCGAGCGCGGCCTGGTGGACGACATCATCGACCCGGCGGCGACGCGCGCGGCGATCGCCCGCGGCCTGGCCATGCTGCAGGACAAGCGCAAGCCCGGGCCGGCCCGCAAGCACACCAACCCGCCGGTCTGACGGGGGCACGGGGATGTCTGCGGTGGAGGAACTGGTCCTGGTGGTCCGCGGCCGCCCGGACGACGCCGAACTGGCGGCGCTGGTGGCGGTACTGCTGCGGTGCGCCTCTTCGCCGGGCCCGGGGGGCCCGTCGCGTTCGGCGTGGGCGGGCGAGCCGTGGCGGCCGGCGGCCGGCGGGTGGCGGCGCTCCGGCTTGCCGAGGTGAGTTCACGGTTCGTCCGAAAGCCTCGTCCCGGTGGCGTACCCCCGGGACGGGGCTTTTCGTTGTCCGGAAAGGGAAAAGCCCCGCCTCCGCGTGCACCCTCGACGGGGTGGGAACGCGGAGGCGGGGCTTCCGGGGTGAGCGCCGGTCCGCGGCTCTTCGCCGAACCCGGCCCGGCGCCCCGTTCAGGCGGGGTCCGGTTCGGCGAGCCAGGTGCTGACCCGGCGGGCCGCCGCCATGCTCGCCCACGCCGCCAGCTCCAGCAGCGTGCCGTCGCCCGGAGTGGTGGCCCGGTACGCCGCCACCAGGCCCTCGTCGACCTGGTAGGACGCCAGCGCGATCGCCAGCGCCAGGCGGCCGGCCGCGCGTTCGGCCTCGGGCAGCTCCGCCACGGCCTCGCCGAGCCAGGCCCGGCTCAGGCCCGGCGGCTGACCGTCCCATGTGGACAGCCGAGCCTGTACCAGCGCGCGCACGCCGGGCGGCACCGCCCGCGCGCCCGCCGCCTCCGCGGCCGCGTACGCACGGGCGAAGGCGTCCTCGACGGTCGCGTTCCCGCGAGCCCAGCCCAGCTCGGCCGGGACGGGCACCGCGGGCAGCAGGTCCAGCGACGCCCCCGGCCGCGGCCCCGAGTCCGCCCGCGGCCGCAGCACGCCGCCCAGCACCCGGCGCGCCCGCGGCTTCGCGGACTCCGGGACGTGCGACGGGAACGGCGAGTCGCGCAGGAACACGTTGACCACGCGGTTGTAGTACTGGAACGCCACCGCCACGCCGATCAGCTCGGGGGCCTGCGCCGCGGTGAACGGGGGGACGCCCGCCGCTCCGGTCGCCGACACCCGGGCCCACTTCTCGAGCGCGTCCCGGTCGGACTCGCCGACCGGGATCGCGGCCAGCGTCATGCCGTGCACGTCGACGCAGTAGGGGCAGCTGTTGGCCGCGGAGACCCCGGTGGCCACCGCTTCCTTGGCGGCCCGGTCCGCGATGCCCTGGGCCAGCAGGGTTTCGCGCAGGATCGTCCACGCCGCGGCGAGGACGTCCGGCGCCGCGGAGTGCAGCGCGACCGGCGGGGCGAGCATGCCGAACTCGCGCTCGACCTGCCGGTACACCTCGGCTACCCGGCCGGTGGCCCGGGCCCGCGGGACCACCCGGACGAACCGGGTGTCCCGCAGGGACCGGCGCACCGCCAGCCGGACCAGTCCGGCGACCATCGCGGGCCCTACCGGGCCGCGCGGGCGATCACGGCGCCCACGACGAAGTCCGGGTACTCCTCGGCGATCGCGTCGACGTCCGGCAGCACGGTGACGTCGGCGAGCCCGGCCGCCTCGAACGTGGCGCGCCAGGCCGCCGGCGTCAGGAAGCCGTGCGTCGGGCGCTTCACCGGGTCGGTCATGACGTCGGTGAAGCTGTCGAGGAAGTCGAAGATGATCTCGGCGTGGATGGGCCGCGACAGCTTCGTCGGGCGCACGCACTCGGACACGACGACCGCCCCGCCCGGCTTCAGCGCCTTCGCCGCCTCGGCGACGACGAAGTCCAGGTCGGGCGCCACGTGGAAGCAGTTCACCGCGTAGACCGCGTCGAACGTGCCCGGCTCGACGCCCTGGGCCTCCCACGGAAGCGTCATGTCGACCCGGGCCGACTCGACGGTCGTCGTCGGGGACGCGGCCGCCGTCGCCGCCTTCTCGCCGTGCCGGGCGAACGTTTCGGCCACCTCGGTGAACCGGTAGCGCGTGACGTCGGCGCCGAGGGTGCGCAGCACCTGCTCCGCGCCGCTGCCGCAGCCGCCGCCGATCTCGAGGATCTCGAACGTGCCGGCCGCCTCGGCCGCCAGCCGGGAAAGCGCTTCCGCCCCGACCTTGTTGTTGATGGAGTACAGCAGGTTGTCGTTGGAGAAGTACTTCAGCCACAGCGGGAGCTTGTCCGGCGCGAAGAGGATCTCGTCCCCGGCGGCCTCGCCGGCGAAGAACTTCTTCGCCTCGGTGACCAGCGTCCCCAGGATCTCGACGGCGACCGCGGCACCCGGCTCCCGCACGGCGAGCTCGGCCGCGACGTCGTCGAAGTCCGGCACGGCCACCGCGCCGGGCACGTAGCGGCTGCCGTCGCGGACGAGGATCCCCGAGTCCGACAGCTTTTCGTAGAGGAAGTGCAGCGGGATCGTCCGGCGCCACGGGATCGACAGGTCCCGCTTGGCCTGCTGGACCGAGATCCCGTCGGCGGTGGGCACGGCGCCGATCGCGGCGAGGATCCGGTGCGCGGTCGCGTCGACGAGGCGCGCGAACGTCTCGTTCGCCGCCAGGAACCGGAACGGGAAGTGCGCGCGGACCCGCTCGTCGGCGATGGCGGCGCGCAGCTTCGCGAACTCCGCCGCCTTCGGGTGCTGCTCGGGTGTTCCGTACGCGTGCTCCGCCGAGTCACTCATGATCTTCACTCACTTTCGCGATGTCGGACGGTCAGGCCGCGGAACGGCCGGCTGCCGGGAAGTGGCGGACGGTGAGGGGGAGCCCGCCGCCGAGCCGCAGCGACATCATCGGCTCGGGCTTGGCCGCGTACCCCGGCACCGGGTCGAAGCTCAGGTCGCGCAGCAGCGTGGAAATGATGAAGGTCGCTTCCATCATCCCCAGGTGGTTGCCGACGCAGAACCGCGGACCGGCGCCGAACGGGATGTGCGCGTAGCGCGGCCGGTCCACCGGGACGTCCGGGTCGAACCGCTCGGGGTCGAACCGGTCCGGCTCCGGCCAGTACCGCGGGTGCCGGTGCAGGGTGTACGGGCAGATCAGCACCTCGGCGCCGGCCGGCACGTGGTAGCCGCCGACCTCGTCGTCGGCCAGCGCGCGGCGCGGGAGGATCCACACCGGCGGGCGCAGCCGCATGGCCTCCTGCAGCACCATGTGCGTGTAGCGCAACGACGTCAGGTCCGCGTAGGCCGGACGGCGGTCGCCGTAGACCGCGACGGCCTCCTCGTGCAGCCGGTCCCCGACTTCCGGGTGACGGCTGACCAGGTCGAGCGTCCAGCCGACGGTGCTGGCCGTGGTCTCGTGCCCGGCCAGCAGCAGCGTCACCAGCTCGTCGCGCATGCGGCGGTCGCCGACGCGCTTGTCGGTCTCCCGGGCGGTGGAGGCGATGAGCCGGGTCAGCACGTCGTCGCCGGCCGCGGAGGGCTGGGCCTTCCGCCGTTCGACGAGCGCGCCGACCACCTCCTGGAGGTGGTCGCGGGCCGAGCGGAACGCGCGCTGCCCCTTCAGCGGCAGCCACCGCGGCACCATGCCGAGCGTTTCCATCTCGAACATGGCCTGGTCCTGCACGGCCTCGAAGGAGTGCTCGACGCCGTCGAACTCGCCGAGGTCGATGTCCAGCAGGGTGCTGCCGAGCACGCCCAGCGTGAGGGCGGTGACCTCGGTCAGCACGTCGGCCGGGCGGCCGCGGCCGGCGTGCGCGGCGAGCCGCTCGACCAGGCCGAGCGCCTCGTCGACGATCACGTCGGCCTGCGCGGCGATCCGCTTGTGCTGGAACACCGGCTGGATGGTGCGCCGCTGTTCCTTCCACAGCGCGCCTTCCGACGTCAGCAGCCCGTCGCCCAGCGCCCGCTTGGCCTCCGTGTAGCCGATGCCCTTGTGGTAGTTGGCCGCGTTGTCCGCGAGCACGTGCTTGGCGTGGTCGGGGTGGTTGAAGATGTAGAGCGTCTTCGGGCCGATCGCCACCCGCACGGCGTCGCCGTACTCGCGGACCGCCTCGCTCATCAGGCCCAGCCGGTCCGCGCGCAGCTTGCGCAGGATGCCCGGAGCCGCCCGGCGGGGCGGTCCCGGTGGCACGCGCCGCGAGCCGGTCATGCGGAGACGGCGTCCGTGCCGGGGAAGGGCAGGCCGACCTTCGAGGTCGTGTTCTGGTAGGCGGCGAGCTGCCACTGGCCCTCGGTGCGCACGACGAGCCAGGACGCCCGGATGGCCTGCGCGTCGGACACCTCGGTCTCGCCTTCCGCCAGGACACCGCCCGAGGACAGCAGCAGGGCGACGTCGGCGCCGAGGAACCGCAGGCCGATCGGCTTGCCGACGACCTGCGTGCCGGCGTAGTGGCTCGCGAACGCGTCGGCGAAGTAGGCCTTGATGTCCTGGCGGCCCTTCCGGAACACGCCGGGCAGGATCAGCGTCCCGTCGTCGGTGAACAGGTCGGCGATCGACGCGGCGTCCTGGTGCGCCCAGGCCGCGAGGAGGCGCTGGGGGATCACTGCGACGGCCGCCTGGTCGGCGGCCGACACCTCGGTCGTGGTCATGGTGCTTCCTTTCGGCGCGAGCGACGGAAACCGCGGGCGGACGAAGGAAACTGGCCCCGAACGCGGGCGCTCGTCTCCCAGCCGGCCGGTCCAGGTTCGCATCGGCGCCGCGCCGGCCACGTCTCCCGCAGTGCGGATCGCCGTGGTCAGGCCGCCGATCCGCGGGCGCGGACCGGGGCGTGGGTGCTGTGGCCGGCGTGCACCGCGACGTAACGGACTTCGCCGTCGATCAGCACTTCCAGCTCGGTCCGCCGGCCCGGTTCGAACGCGCCGCCGCACGCCGCGCAGGTGCGCTGGCGCGCAGCCGCGCCTCCCTCGGCGAGCGAAGCCGGGCCGGTGGCGTCTCCGGCGCGGACGCGGCGCGGGGCGGGCTTCTCGGTCATGGGGCACCTCCTGTGCGGACGCCGGCGTCGTCACCGGGCGGGCGTGCGGAACTCCGGTCCGGCCAGTGCACACCGCACGGGTTCGGCGGGACGACTTGTGCGTTGCGCAACCGCCGCGGTATGGCGGATCCACCGGTGCGGCAGCGCACGGCGGGAGATGCCGCCGCGCCCGCGCCCCGGCCAGACTGGAAGCCGTTTGGGCCGGAGTGTCACCGGGCCCGGCGCGGACCAGGCCCGCGACCCGTCCGGGTGCCCGGCGGAGGTTTGAGGGGGAGGCCGGCTGATGGCGATGCGCCTCCAGCTCACCGAGGGGTTCGAGCTGCTCGAGGAGTGGGCCGAATCGGCGTCGCAGGCCGAGCGGAACGTCCTGTACGAGGCCCTGTTCGCCGTCGGCGACGGATCCGCTTTCCTGATCTACGACATTTTCGGCGACCCGCGTGACCGGAGCAATTTCATCCTCGCGGTGAAACCGGCCCTGGTGCTGAAAGTCCTGCTGCGGCGCGCGGATTCGTCGTTCGCGATCCGCTACATCGGCGCACCGGACGACGACCGCGTCGACGCCGTCGAGGACACCGCGCCCGCCCAGGAGCAACCGAGCAGCCCGGACGGGGCCTAGCGGGACGTGGCCGTGTCCGGAAAGCCCGGTGTCCCGGTAGCACGCACGTCAATCTCGCCGGCCGCACCCGCAGGGCCGGCACCTCGAC of the Amycolatopsis sp. NBC_01488 genome contains:
- a CDS encoding cytochrome P450, with translation MTGSRRVPPGPPRRAAPGILRKLRADRLGLMSEAVREYGDAVRVAIGPKTLYIFNHPDHAKHVLADNAANYHKGIGYTEAKRALGDGLLTSEGALWKEQRRTIQPVFQHKRIAAQADVIVDEALGLVERLAAHAGRGRPADVLTEVTALTLGVLGSTLLDIDLGEFDGVEHSFEAVQDQAMFEMETLGMVPRWLPLKGQRAFRSARDHLQEVVGALVERRKAQPSAAGDDVLTRLIASTARETDKRVGDRRMRDELVTLLLAGHETTASTVGWTLDLVSRHPEVGDRLHEEAVAVYGDRRPAYADLTSLRYTHMVLQEAMRLRPPVWILPRRALADDEVGGYHVPAGAEVLICPYTLHRHPRYWPEPDRFDPERFDPDVPVDRPRYAHIPFGAGPRFCVGNHLGMMEATFIISTLLRDLSFDPVPGYAAKPEPMMSLRLGGGLPLTVRHFPAAGRSAA
- a CDS encoding SgcJ/EcaC family oxidoreductase; translated protein: MTTTEVSAADQAAVAVIPQRLLAAWAHQDAASIADLFTDDGTLILPGVFRKGRQDIKAYFADAFASHYAGTQVVGKPIGLRFLGADVALLLSSGGVLAEGETEVSDAQAIRASWLVVRTEGQWQLAAYQNTTSKVGLPFPGTDAVSA
- a CDS encoding DUF6235 family protein — translated: MAMRLQLTEGFELLEEWAESASQAERNVLYEALFAVGDGSAFLIYDIFGDPRDRSNFILAVKPALVLKVLLRRADSSFAIRYIGAPDDDRVDAVEDTAPAQEQPSSPDGA